In a single window of the Methanolobus psychrophilus R15 genome:
- a CDS encoding inhibitor of MCP methylation CheC → MTEMDEMTKGAFQEAGNIGMGHLATALSKMVSREVKIDIPVVEMLSLDEIISRASNGKQKSVVGIHLSISGDVTGGTLILLPKFSALSFSDLLLKKSIGTTTKIEEMEIRKLREMGVRLCSSYMRVVNEFLGINLAIGDPRMDVNMEGVTDFIKKEIGQLADEFIVVKGECYIPSTNSRNEFNMLFEPEASDVIMAAIMKKMMG, encoded by the coding sequence ATGACTGAAATGGACGAAATGACAAAAGGAGCATTCCAGGAAGCAGGGAATATCGGAATGGGTCATCTGGCAACCGCTCTCTCCAAAATGGTCAGCAGAGAGGTAAAGATAGACATCCCTGTTGTAGAGATGCTATCACTGGATGAGATCATCTCCAGGGCCTCCAATGGAAAGCAGAAGAGCGTTGTAGGTATTCACCTCAGTATTTCAGGAGATGTGACCGGTGGAACTCTGATCCTTTTACCAAAGTTCTCAGCACTTTCATTCTCCGACCTCCTTTTAAAGAAATCTATAGGGACGACCACAAAGATAGAAGAGATGGAAATTCGCAAACTTCGTGAAATGGGAGTACGGCTCTGTAGCTCATACATGCGTGTGGTCAATGAGTTCCTCGGGATCAACCTTGCCATCGGAGACCCCCGCATGGATGTGAATATGGAAGGAGTGACTGATTTCATCAAGAAGGAGATTGGACAGCTTGCTGACGAGTTCATAGTCGTTAAAGGAGAATGCTATATACCGTCCACAAACTCAAGGAACGAGTTCAACATGCTGTTCGAACCTGAGGCAAGCGACGTTATAATGGCTGCAATCATGAAAAAGATGATGGGATGA
- the cheD gene encoding chemoreceptor glutamine deamidase CheD, giving the protein MFDKSSCVGGMVHIMLPSVENARAKDNLAKFADTGIPYLVECMVKEGAAKNAIKAKIAGGARMFSFSSNTQLNIGERNVTATKEILKKLRIPLIAEDTGENYGRTIILDTDNGELIVKSALKGQKIY; this is encoded by the coding sequence ATGTTCGATAAAAGCAGCTGTGTCGGCGGAATGGTGCATATAATGCTTCCGAGTGTAGAAAATGCAAGAGCAAAGGATAATCTTGCAAAGTTTGCTGATACAGGTATACCCTATCTTGTAGAATGTATGGTAAAGGAAGGCGCCGCAAAGAACGCCATCAAAGCAAAAATAGCAGGAGGAGCTAGAATGTTTTCCTTCAGCTCAAACACCCAGCTCAATATTGGGGAGAGGAATGTCACTGCAACCAAGGAAATCCTGAAGAAACTAAGGATCCCGCTGATCGCAGAAGATACAGGCGAGAACTATGGACGTACGATAATCCTGGATACAGATAATGGCGAGCTTATAGTGAAAAGTGCTCTAAAAGGGCAAAAAATATATTAA
- a CDS encoding inhibitor of MCP methylation CheC: protein MKIILDQFYYDALNEIGNIGMGNATTALSQLIGKTIKVSASELTSLDPDSISDHEEHSKTGAIVKVIGDLNGGFILMLNKRHSEVLSEMMLARTEYENDPYMRSSVVIEVANILAGTYCTALSKFLDMSVTPSLPVLAEGIPEDLLKKCGKYLNGKVDHIIGLTALFEIEAEDEYHSLSGDMYMLLDAASMRNILDRINKMRT from the coding sequence ATGAAAATTATACTTGACCAGTTCTATTATGACGCGCTTAATGAGATAGGGAACATTGGTATGGGAAACGCCACAACAGCCCTTTCTCAACTCATTGGAAAAACGATCAAGGTCAGCGCCTCTGAACTCACATCTCTTGACCCTGACAGTATTTCAGATCATGAGGAACATAGCAAGACAGGAGCCATAGTCAAGGTAATAGGTGACCTGAACGGCGGTTTCATACTCATGCTGAATAAAAGACATTCAGAAGTACTATCAGAGATGATGCTTGCACGCACAGAATACGAAAATGACCCTTACATGAGGAGTTCAGTTGTCATAGAAGTGGCAAATATCCTGGCAGGCACCTACTGTACTGCTCTTTCAAAGTTCCTTGACATGTCAGTAACACCTTCATTGCCCGTACTGGCAGAAGGCATCCCTGAGGACCTATTGAAGAAGTGCGGAAAATACCTGAACGGAAAAGTAGATCATATCATTGGGCTGACCGCCCTGTTTGAGATAGAAGCTGAAGATGAGTACCATAGCCTGAGCGGTGACATGTACATGCTGCTGGATGCAGCCTCCATGAGGAACATCCTTGACAGGATCAACAAAATGCGTACCTGA
- a CDS encoding inhibitor of MCP methylation CheC: MDILNSFETDALKEIGSIGMGNATTSLSKLVSRNVRLNLSDVGMLQQEKVSMLIPESITMAGVMLKIEGELRGVALLLFEFNNAVLLSSLMLGESEQANDPTMHESALAELGNILAGSYIGALTSFLDMAVRHSTPEIVIGAILNVLKRASSLIENEPDELLNVETMFMIHDAGDGKGLNTIYGDMFLLLDPASLDKLRESIGKMLS, translated from the coding sequence ATGGATATATTGAACAGTTTCGAGACTGACGCGCTCAAAGAGATCGGAAGCATAGGAATGGGAAATGCAACAACCTCCCTTTCAAAACTCGTAAGCCGTAATGTAAGGCTAAACCTTTCAGACGTGGGAATGCTGCAGCAGGAAAAGGTCTCTATGCTGATTCCCGAATCTATCACTATGGCGGGGGTCATGTTAAAGATCGAAGGAGAACTCAGAGGTGTTGCCCTGCTTCTATTCGAATTTAACAATGCTGTACTCCTGAGCAGCCTTATGCTTGGCGAATCTGAACAGGCCAATGATCCTACAATGCATGAGTCTGCACTTGCCGAACTGGGAAATATCCTTGCAGGCTCCTATATAGGGGCTCTTACATCTTTCCTTGATATGGCAGTGCGCCATAGCACCCCGGAGATAGTCATAGGAGCGATACTGAATGTTCTTAAAAGAGCTTCTTCACTGATAGAGAATGAACCTGACGAGTTGCTGAATGTTGAAACGATGTTCATGATTCATGACGCCGGTGACGGGAAGGGATTGAATACCATCTATGGAGACATGTTTCTCCTGCTTGACCCGGCTTCTCTGGATAAGCTAAGGGAATCTATCGGAAAAATGCTATCCT
- a CDS encoding MCP methyltransferase, with protein MLKTAEKIVTKEDADFAMLKNVIKDKLGFNCEYYKDSHFKRRIDVRLRASGSKNYGDYVKLLKENDGERVILMDTLTVNVTNFFRNTEVYDIVEKEVLPAVIKSKGSSPLKSIKIWSAGCSIGVEAYSIAMLLDHILGANIKRYNISITGTDIDKASLQQAQQGIYSDIEMKDVGPAFLKKYFVQQGNQYHVIDSLKKMTHFKSHDMISGPKIKGFDIIFCRNVTIYFEKELQEKLYMDFYDGLNENGFFVMGKTETLLGPSKDRFKPFNAKERIYCK; from the coding sequence ATGCTTAAGACTGCTGAGAAAATTGTTACGAAAGAAGATGCAGATTTTGCAATGCTCAAGAACGTGATCAAAGACAAACTCGGGTTTAACTGTGAGTACTATAAGGATTCCCATTTTAAAAGGAGAATCGATGTGAGACTGAGAGCTTCTGGCTCGAAGAATTATGGGGATTATGTAAAGCTCCTGAAAGAGAATGATGGTGAGCGTGTTATACTCATGGATACGCTGACTGTCAATGTCACAAACTTTTTCCGCAACACAGAGGTATATGACATCGTGGAAAAAGAAGTACTCCCTGCCGTGATCAAGTCTAAAGGCAGCAGTCCTCTCAAATCCATAAAGATATGGAGTGCCGGTTGCTCCATAGGAGTGGAAGCATACTCCATTGCAATGCTTCTGGACCATATTCTGGGAGCTAATATCAAAAGATACAATATATCGATAACAGGCACCGACATAGACAAGGCGAGCCTTCAGCAGGCCCAGCAAGGAATCTACAGCGACATTGAAATGAAAGATGTGGGACCCGCTTTCCTGAAAAAGTATTTTGTACAGCAGGGAAACCAGTACCATGTAATAGACAGCCTGAAAAAGATGACGCACTTCAAGTCCCATGACATGATATCAGGCCCAAAGATCAAGGGATTTGACATTATATTCTGCAGGAATGTCACTATTTATTTTGAAAAAGAACTGCAGGAAAAACTGTACATGGACTTTTACGATGGACTGAATGAGAATGGGTTCTTTGTCATGGGAAAAACGGAAACACTCCTTGGACCCTCCAAAGACCGCTTCAAGCCGTTCAACGCAAAAGAAAGAATATACTGTAAATGA
- a CDS encoding inhibitor of MCP methylation CheC — MIGRMDELTELQASALKEIVNIGVGNAVTSLSKMIGKQISIEVPELKIEKIEDVPESAGGADTVVSGVIMHLDGDINGYIMMLLSRDTAETICTTITGEEAPDILSSMNQSLIEEVGHILAGSYVSSLSEFLGLNFRISPPMQTYDMLGAIMDQILIEMSRNVEYTFLFDTFFTMEGNRMEGILLTLFDPESMDRILTRINDMV; from the coding sequence ATGATAGGCAGGATGGATGAACTGACTGAGCTGCAGGCCAGTGCTTTGAAGGAAATAGTCAATATAGGCGTGGGCAATGCTGTGACCTCTCTTTCAAAGATGATAGGCAAGCAGATCAGCATAGAAGTTCCTGAACTGAAGATAGAGAAGATAGAGGACGTACCTGAGAGTGCCGGCGGCGCTGATACGGTGGTCTCAGGAGTAATTATGCATTTGGACGGAGACATTAACGGCTACATCATGATGTTGCTATCCAGGGACACCGCCGAAACGATATGCACCACGATTACCGGAGAAGAAGCTCCGGATATCCTGAGCTCCATGAACCAATCCCTCATAGAGGAAGTGGGACATATCCTGGCAGGTTCCTACGTAAGCTCACTCTCTGAATTCCTGGGACTGAACTTCAGGATCTCGCCTCCAATGCAGACCTATGACATGCTTGGCGCCATCATGGACCAGATACTCATTGAAATGAGTAGGAACGTGGAGTACACATTTCTCTTTGATACATTCTTCACAATGGAAGGAAACAGGATGGAAGGTATCCTGCTCACGTTGTTCGATCCTGAATCGATGGACAGGATCCTTACAAGAATTAACGATATGGTATAA